The Spirosoma foliorum genome has a window encoding:
- a CDS encoding 6-bladed beta-propeller — protein sequence MNQTRRTFLKKSTALAASSLAVNLIGYARNTDRDIIGHGDYRYRVNKNWGNLDPDKTPVFNCHEMVKDSKGRLIMINDEVKNNILVYDKSGKLLDSWGTRYPGGHGLTLAPEGGEDALFITDCGYFFGRDNKWHAQSGGIFKTTIDGSLIFSIGHPSTIGIYKPEQKFMPTEVAVAPNGDFYVADGYGSDYIIQYNHQGQYIRHFGGHNNANPDHNLNNAHGVAVDLRQPNNPKLICTSREDNAFKFFTLDGKYLETVQLPGAYVCRPVINGENIFAGVCWSKSKETGKRFDNSGFVTILDKNNRVVSNPGGTQPEYKNGVLQQLFQDGNTFYHGHDVCVDEDHNLYVCQWNANRTYPVKLERV from the coding sequence ATGAATCAAACCCGCAGAACCTTCCTTAAGAAATCCACCGCTTTGGCAGCCAGCTCATTGGCTGTAAACCTCATCGGTTATGCCCGAAATACAGATCGTGACATTATTGGTCATGGTGATTATCGGTATCGGGTCAATAAAAATTGGGGGAATCTCGATCCAGATAAAACCCCTGTTTTCAATTGTCACGAAATGGTCAAAGACTCGAAAGGTCGATTGATCATGATTAATGATGAGGTGAAGAATAACATTCTGGTATACGATAAATCCGGGAAACTGCTCGATTCCTGGGGCACGCGTTACCCTGGTGGTCACGGTCTTACGCTGGCACCTGAAGGCGGTGAAGATGCACTCTTCATCACCGATTGCGGTTATTTTTTCGGACGCGACAACAAATGGCATGCGCAGTCGGGCGGGATTTTCAAAACGACGATCGACGGGAGTCTCATTTTCAGCATTGGTCATCCGTCAACCATTGGCATCTATAAACCGGAGCAGAAATTCATGCCAACCGAAGTCGCCGTGGCTCCTAACGGCGATTTTTACGTCGCTGATGGTTATGGCTCAGATTACATCATTCAGTACAATCATCAGGGGCAATACATCCGTCATTTTGGCGGCCACAACAACGCCAATCCAGATCATAACCTCAACAATGCCCACGGTGTGGCCGTCGATTTACGCCAGCCGAATAATCCAAAGCTTATCTGTACCTCTCGGGAAGACAACGCGTTTAAGTTCTTCACCCTCGATGGCAAATACCTCGAAACTGTTCAGCTACCCGGCGCTTATGTTTGCCGTCCGGTGATCAACGGCGAGAACATTTTCGCAGGCGTTTGCTGGTCGAAGTCGAAAGAAACAGGCAAACGGTTCGACAATTCGGGTTTCGTGACTATTCTGGACAAGAACAATCGCGTGGTGTCGAATCCGGGCGGAACCCAGCCGGAATACAAGAATGGAGTTCTACAGCAGCTGTTTCAGGATGGGAACACCTTCTACCACGGCCACGATGTTTGCGTCGACGAAGACCATAATCTATACGTCTGCCAGTGGAACGCCAACCGAACGTACCCGGTGAAATTGGAACGCGTGTAG
- the pafA gene encoding alkaline phosphatase PafA, with protein sequence MLRYILLLLLVNSSLWAQTPAQSLVRPKLVVGVVVDQMRYDYLYRYYKKYDEGGFKRLLQDGFNCRNHHFHYAMTVTAAGHASVYTGSMPAIHGIVGNEWFDKRLGKGVYCVGDSAVDAVGTTNVSAGKMSPRNMLVNTVTDQLRIGTNYQAKTIGIALKDRGAILPAGHTATGAYWFDGKTGNWITSTFYRPDLPQWVNEYNGKKRPAELMKAGWQTLLPIEQYTESTADDKAYEFKLAGAKKPVFPYDLAGRAGDAFGVIASTPQGNTMTKEMSLEALKNENLGKGPSTDFLAISFSSPDYVGHAFGPNSVEEEDIYLRLDRDLAELLTTLDNWVGKDNYLFFITADHGVTDVVELAREHHLPAGRLDVAAINTVVKATLTEKFGAGDYIRSSENYQFYLNHETLRKKKITVNDVYLAVREVILDANGVADVLNLHDLGNASLNDYQLALYKNGTHAKRSGDIQLVIEPGWMAGPIVASHGGPYTNDTHIPLLFYGWGIKPGETTAPTTVADTAPTVSALLHLLEPNGSVGNVISGVIK encoded by the coding sequence ATGCTACGCTATATACTTCTATTGCTTCTGGTCAACTCATCGCTTTGGGCGCAAACGCCCGCTCAATCACTCGTCCGCCCTAAACTTGTGGTGGGCGTGGTGGTCGATCAGATGCGCTATGATTACCTGTATCGCTATTACAAAAAATACGACGAAGGTGGATTTAAACGGCTGTTGCAGGATGGGTTCAACTGCCGAAATCACCATTTTCATTACGCAATGACTGTTACGGCTGCCGGACATGCCTCCGTTTATACGGGGTCGATGCCCGCGATTCATGGTATTGTGGGCAATGAATGGTTCGACAAGCGACTTGGCAAGGGTGTGTATTGTGTAGGCGACAGTGCGGTAGATGCCGTAGGGACGACCAATGTATCGGCAGGTAAAATGTCGCCGAGAAATATGCTGGTCAACACCGTTACCGATCAATTGCGGATTGGTACTAATTACCAGGCGAAAACGATTGGCATTGCGCTCAAAGATCGGGGTGCTATTCTGCCCGCCGGCCATACAGCTACTGGTGCGTATTGGTTCGATGGCAAAACGGGCAACTGGATTACCAGCACATTCTACCGCCCCGATCTGCCGCAATGGGTGAACGAGTACAACGGTAAAAAACGACCTGCGGAACTCATGAAAGCTGGTTGGCAAACGCTACTTCCCATTGAGCAGTACACCGAAAGCACTGCCGATGATAAAGCGTACGAATTCAAACTGGCGGGGGCTAAGAAACCCGTTTTTCCTTATGATCTGGCTGGTCGGGCTGGCGATGCCTTTGGTGTAATTGCCAGTACTCCACAAGGAAATACAATGACAAAGGAAATGTCACTGGAAGCCCTCAAAAACGAAAATCTAGGCAAAGGCCCATCGACCGATTTCCTGGCCATTAGCTTTTCGTCGCCCGATTATGTAGGCCACGCTTTTGGTCCAAACTCCGTTGAAGAGGAAGATATTTATCTGCGTTTAGATCGCGATCTGGCTGAATTGCTAACGACCCTGGATAACTGGGTTGGCAAGGACAATTATCTATTCTTCATTACCGCCGATCACGGCGTTACGGATGTTGTGGAGCTAGCACGGGAGCACCATCTGCCCGCAGGTCGGCTTGATGTGGCTGCGATTAACACAGTAGTAAAAGCCACCCTGACTGAAAAATTCGGTGCAGGCGACTATATCCGGTCTTCGGAGAATTATCAATTTTACCTGAACCACGAAACCTTACGCAAGAAAAAAATCACGGTCAACGATGTCTATCTGGCTGTTCGTGAGGTTATTCTCGACGCCAATGGCGTTGCTGATGTCCTGAATCTGCACGATTTAGGCAATGCCAGCCTGAACGATTACCAACTGGCACTTTACAAAAACGGCACACATGCCAAGCGCAGTGGCGATATTCAGCTGGTGATTGAACCCGGCTGGATGGCAGGACCCATTGTGGCCAGCCACGGCGGCCCCTATACGAACGACACCCATATTCCGCTGCTGTTTTATGGCTGGGGTATCAAACCCGGCGAAACAACTGCCCCCACTACCGTAGCCGACACGGCCCCCACAGTATCGGCCCTGCTTCACCTACTGGAGCCAAACGGCAGTGTCGGAAACGTGATTAGTGGTGTAATAAAATAA
- a CDS encoding DUF1501 domain-containing protein: protein MNEKLTQSLADTFNRRSFLTKASIGLGSLALGSLLPRNLFSTPGPESTLLVPHRAPKAKRIVYLCQSGGPSQLEMFDYKPFLTKMHGKDLPESVRKGQRLTSMSAQQSVLPLVSSPYAFAQHGKSGAWVSELMPYTGKVADELCFIKSMYTEQINHDPALTFFQTGNQLAGRPSIGSWISYGLGSANENLPSFIVLVSNDAPKDQPLYARLWGNGFLPSKHQGVQFRSGADPVLYLNNPKGFTTSDRRYMLDALKDLNQVQEEIYGDPDVSNHIAQYEMAFRMQTSVPEVNDMSDEPDWVFDLYGPEARNPGTFAANCLMARRLLERDVKFVQLYHQGWDQHGDLPKGIARQCKATDQASAALVQDLKQRGLLDDTVVVWGGEFGRTNYSQGKLTKDNYGRDHHPRCFTIWMAGGGIKPGITYGETDEFGYNIAHNPVHVHDFQATLLHLMGIDHEKLVYEVQGRRFRLTDVEGKLVKGILA from the coding sequence ATGAACGAGAAACTAACACAAAGTCTGGCCGATACCTTCAATCGACGGTCGTTTCTAACCAAAGCCTCTATTGGTTTAGGCTCATTGGCCTTAGGTTCGTTGTTGCCGCGCAATCTGTTCTCAACGCCCGGCCCTGAGTCAACATTGTTGGTTCCACACCGGGCACCGAAGGCGAAACGAATTGTATACCTGTGCCAAAGCGGTGGCCCGTCGCAACTCGAAATGTTCGACTATAAGCCGTTTCTGACGAAAATGCATGGCAAAGATCTGCCCGAGTCGGTTCGGAAAGGGCAGCGATTAACAAGTATGAGCGCCCAGCAGTCGGTGTTACCGCTGGTGAGTTCGCCCTATGCATTTGCTCAACACGGCAAAAGCGGTGCCTGGGTTAGCGAATTGATGCCCTACACAGGCAAGGTGGCCGATGAGCTATGCTTCATCAAATCCATGTACACGGAGCAGATTAATCACGACCCGGCTTTGACGTTTTTCCAAACGGGTAATCAGCTTGCCGGGCGTCCTAGTATTGGTTCCTGGATCAGTTACGGACTCGGATCGGCCAACGAAAATCTGCCGTCGTTTATCGTTCTGGTCTCCAACGATGCGCCTAAAGATCAGCCCCTGTATGCGCGACTTTGGGGTAACGGCTTTCTGCCGTCCAAACATCAGGGCGTGCAGTTTCGCTCCGGTGCCGATCCCGTGTTGTATCTCAACAACCCAAAGGGTTTCACAACGTCCGATCGGCGTTACATGCTCGATGCGTTGAAAGATCTCAACCAGGTACAGGAAGAAATCTATGGCGACCCCGACGTCTCGAACCACATTGCGCAATACGAAATGGCGTTTCGGATGCAAACGTCCGTTCCCGAAGTCAATGATATGTCTGACGAACCCGATTGGGTCTTTGATCTGTATGGCCCCGAAGCGCGAAATCCGGGCACATTTGCCGCTAACTGCCTGATGGCCCGCCGATTGCTGGAACGAGACGTAAAATTCGTGCAGCTCTATCATCAGGGTTGGGACCAACATGGCGACTTGCCAAAGGGTATTGCCCGTCAATGCAAAGCCACCGATCAGGCATCGGCAGCTCTAGTTCAGGATCTTAAACAACGCGGCTTACTCGACGATACAGTCGTGGTTTGGGGCGGAGAATTTGGCCGAACGAATTATTCGCAGGGGAAACTTACCAAAGACAATTACGGTCGCGATCATCACCCACGTTGTTTTACCATCTGGATGGCGGGTGGCGGTATCAAGCCAGGCATCACCTACGGCGAAACCGATGAGTTTGGCTATAACATTGCCCATAATCCTGTGCATGTACATGATTTTCAAGCCACATTGCTCCATCTGATGGGCATCGACCATGAGAAACTAGTCTATGAAGTTCAAGGGCGTCGTTTCCGGCTGACGGATGTAGAAGGGAAATTAGTCAAAGGCATATTGGCGTAA